A stretch of DNA from Ranitomeya variabilis isolate aRanVar5 chromosome 1, aRanVar5.hap1, whole genome shotgun sequence:
TGATTCCACGAAAATGGCTTCTACCTTGTATGAATCATCAGATGTCTAATAAGGACTGATTTTtgggtaaagcatttcccacattctgaacaagaaaatggcttctcccctgtgtgatttttTTGATGTTTATAAAGATATGATATGTggttaaaacatttttcacattgtGGACATGGAAATTTTTtttctgtgtgagttctttgatgtgtaTTTAGAACTGACTTTTGGTTAAAACACTTTCCACAAAGACTACATGAgaatggcttctcccccgtgtgaattatttgatgtctaacaagaaccGATTTTTgcgtaaagcatttcccacattctgaacaaggaaatggtttctcccctgtgtgagttttttgatgttTAAAAAGATTTGATTGAatcataaaacatttcccacagtctggacatgaaaatgtttttcttttgtgaGTTTTTTGATGTTCAATTAGAAGTGAGCTTTCGTTAAAACGTTCCTCACACACGGTACATGAAAATGTCCTCTTACCTGGGTGAATtttttgatgtctaacaagatctgatctatggttaaaacatttctgacattcagaacatgagaatggcttctcccctgtgtgagttcgtgAATGTATAACAAGTCGGGATTTccaagtaaaacattttccacactctggacatgaatatggcttctcttctGTGTGAACTCTTTCATGCTGAACACCTATTATTTTGCTGAACAAAACATTATTTTGCTGGGGTGAAGAAGGAGGGTTAAGCTGTTTAAAGGGATTAGATGGCAGCTCTTGGTTGTGAAAGGCTGAAGGTACAGCTGTGATAATGCCACGTTCTTCATTTGTATGATGTATCGTACCATGATCATCTGGTCTAATATCTGAAGATAGTTGTCCCTCTGAATTTTGAGAATAGtaatctgccaaaaaaaaaaaacacatgaaaaaagacAAATTTTAAAAGTATTATTCTTGGAGTTTATGCGTaacagtaaaaaaacaacaattgttaatgtagcgcccccactgccgcagggccgaggggtacccggtaccgggcctctgagtctctgctctggggttgtcacggtggctagacccggttcgtgaccctgctgaggggcgtacagtaatggatgtggatggtggtggtagtgcggtgcagtaaataacgaggacaccaggttgcagtctctttacctctttactgaaggcttcaggtgtccaatccagggcactgttaatcgggctgtctgagaccggccggtccgaaggcacatcaggagtccccttcacaggtgggaatcagcgtctaccttctagcgcctgtgtgttgtagtccttccctgctgagcaccccgggatagtcctcacaactgcttctgtctgtctctgatgctcgttctctccgtcccccagatgatatggctaggacgcacccgtatgacggggtaggcctggagttcttccgggactctagagtcgcccctctcccacagctgcctccgttgtctgcttaggtgttttagtgagacagccaacctataattggctgtccggccgtggtttgaagtaatgcttgtagtctcttacttgctcggcgttccggccaccgactgttgcccctcagaaggatgttgcctcgatcttaaagcacgactccttctggttctatcacttctttgctgtatccccgtagctcactggtttgtgctattcttaggagtctgccaggatcccatccctgacaggtcctctcactagctcttcccagttacttctctctgtcttcctgtccaacccccagttttaccagagtgtgaggagtggcctactagatagaaccactccccctggtggccggagtgtgaagtgtaatgtgagtgttacctgatcaggtgaactcctttagtgcaatcagacgtaacatcactccccttagcggcagagcgacgttactgcaacgaccaggactctggggcgctgcattaacagaTCACATGTGTTCAAGATTCATTTAGAAACTCATAATATAAAACCATAGTGACACTCTGGATGCCGCCAAAGATAATACTATAAAACAAGAACTTTTGACATTAGTAATTATAGATCATTTAAGTGGTATTCTCAAGTTTGTAAATTGGATAATACCACCAATCAGATCAACAAGTGTACGTAGCAAGGTAGAACTGTagttaaattataaaaaataacttttaataagatCCGTTTAAAAGGGCCACAGGCCTCAAAAAACCACCACAAATACCAAAATaaacacacacaatatacatataCCACCAGACGCTCCTGCAGAGCGCTGCAAATCTAACAGCACGGTGAATTATAAACACccctttttttatgcaaaataataTCATTAGGCATCCTTACTCATTGCCCTATAGTCCGCATATAAAAAATACAAGTTTAAGCAAGCAAAACTGATACCAAGGTacataaaggaacaatctcacccgagaTACGAACTCCTTCCTTTTGCAGCATGAAGTGGAATGATCTCCGATGCCAGCCTATATGGGAAAAGCTCTCTGCGTGCCTGTTCAATACCCCATTTCTTTGGATTACATCCGGACCATATCTACATCCTCCCTCATCAATCAGTCTCCCTGGTTGCTTGAGGTCTGTCTGTtgagacccccactgatcccaAGAACTGGGGCTCTGATGTGGACAGTGTGAATAGAGTGTAGGTCGATCATTCACACTGCCGCTTCATTAATTTTTAATGGGACCACCGGAGATAGCCGTCTGCACCGTTTGTCTGGTCTTCGGTACTTCCATAAGAattaatgtacagggtgggccatttatatagatacacctaaataaaatgggaatggttggtgatatcaacttcctgtttgtggcacattggtaTATGGGAAGAGGAaaccttttcaagatgggtggtgaccatggcggccattttgaagtaggccattttggatccaactttatttttaatgggaagagggtcatgtgatacatcaaacttattgagaatttcacaagataaacaatggtgtgcttggttttaacgtaactttattctttaatgagttatctacaagtttatgaccacttataaaatgtgttcaaagtgctgcccattgtgtaggattgtcaatgcagccctcttctcccactcttgacacaatgATAGCAACACcaaagaagaaatgctagcacaggcttccagtatccattgtttcagatgctgcacatctcgtatcttcacagcatagacaattgccttcagatgaccccaaagataaaagtttaaGGGGGTCAGatagggagaccttggtggccattcaactggcccacgacgaccaatccactttccaggaaactgttcatgtaggaatgctcggacacgacacccataatgtggtgatgcaccatctttaaccccttcctgacgttggacgggatagtacgtccgacgtcaggtcccctgctttgatgcaggtctccgcggtgagcccgcatcaaagccgggacatgtcagctgttttgaacagctgacatgtgcccgcaataggcgcgcctattaactagttaaatgccgctgtcaaacgcagacagcggcatttaactaccgcatccggccgaggcggccggatatgacgtcatcgccgacccccgtcacatgatcggaggtcggcgatgcttctgaatggtaaccatagaggtccttgagacctctatggttacagatcgccgacagctgtgagcgccaccctgtggtcggcgctcacagcacacctgcaattctgctgtgtagcagcgatcttatgatcgctgctacatagcagagccgatcgggttgtgcctgcttctagcctcccatggaggctattgaagcatggcaaaagtgaaaaaaaaaagtaaaaaaaaatgtgaaaaaaataaaaaaaacataaaagtttaaatcacccccctttcgccccaatcaaaataaatcaattaaaaaaaaatcaaacctacacatatttggtatcgcctcgttcagaatcgcccgatctatcaataaaaaaaagcattaacctgatcgctaaacggcgtaatgagaaaaaaaatcgaaacgccagaattacgtttttttggtcgccgcgacattgcattaaaatgcaataacgggcgatcaaaagaacgtatctgcaccgaaatggtatcattaaaaacgccagctcggcacgcaaaaaataagccctcacctgaccccagatcacgaaaaatggagacactacgggtatcggaaaatggcgcaattttttttttttcttttagcaaagtttggaattttttttcaccacttaggtaaaaaataacctagtcatgctaggtgtctatgaactcgtaatgacctggagaatcataatggcaggttagttttagcatttagtgaacatagcaaaaaagccaagcaaaaaacaagtgtgggattgcactttttttgcaatttcaccgcacttggaatttttttcccgttttctagtacacgacatggtaaaaccaatgatgtcgttcaaaagtacaactcgtcccgcaaaaaataagccctcacatggccaaattgacggaaaaataaaaaagttatggctctgggaaggaggggagtgaaaaacgaaaacggaaaatcccacggtcatgaaggggttaaaatggccgccaaggtcaccacccatcttgaaaagttttccccctcccatatactaatgtaccacaaacaggaagtttatatcaccaactattaccattttatttaggtgtatccatataaatggcccaccctgtagaagatCGACCACTGCTACATTAACATGGGGGAGTCACAGCGATTGAGAAGTTACACCTTATCCTAAGGCTACAGAATAACATCCAAACTTAAGAGGCCGGAGAggagtatattttatttattttaagggAAGGGGGAACACAACGGAACACAACGCCCCTCGCTCCGGACACACTATGTGCCAggacctacactgcctgtcagaacgctgatctgacatagtgttgtgcaaagtgtcagatcagcaatctgactttatacagtgatgtcccaccctgggacaatgtaaaaaaaattaatgtgtgtaaaaatatattttttttaattcctaaataaagaacaaataataaataaatcttttaaaaaaaaaaaatacatttctttatgtaaataaaacaaacaataaaagtacacatatttagtatcgccgcgtccgttatgacccgacctataaaactgtcccacagagtcatcagcaaaaaaatagaaaagccctcagaataaagtgatacaaaaataattattttttaaataaaagtttttattgtataaaagcgccaaaacataaaaaaatgatataaatgaggtatgacttgtattgtttaagattattgtacttgtttttattatgtatacccctcctcacatgtaaagcgccatggaataaatggagctataacaataaataataataataataatagtatcgctgtaatcatactaacccgaagaataaaacggctttatcaattttcccagacgcggaacgatataaacgcccctcccaaaagaaattcatgaattgctgttttttgtttattctgcctcccaaaaatcgtaataaaaagcgattaaaaaatgtcatgtgcccgaaaatggtaccaataaaaatgtcatctcgtccctcaaaaaacaagacctcacatgactttgtgggccaaaatatggaaaaattatagctctcaaaatgtggtgatgcaaaaactattttttgcaataaaaagcgtgttttagtgtgtgacagctgccaaacaaaaacccactataaaaacccgatataaatagtaaatcaaacccccctttatcacccccttagttagggaaaaataatacaagaaaaaaaatgtatttatttccattttcccattacggttagggttagggctaaagttagggttggggataaagttagggttaaagttagggttagggatggggctaaagttagggtagggttggggctagagatggggttagggtttggattacgtttacagttggtattagggtaaggggtgtgtcagggttaggggtgtggttagggttatgggtgttggggttaggggtgtgttggggttaggggtgtggttagggttgggattagggttcggggtgtgttCAGCtaaggggtgtggatagggttacggttagggttgagattaggattaggggtgttgttatgatccttagtggctgaggatcacagaatgaacaagctaagtaactgaacatagaacgagctctagggaggtggtaactggactgaccgcaaacctgatcctaaccaaacacactgaaggtagccggtgaacgtgcctaaattcctggacatctcgacgcagcctgagaaacttgctacccctatagagaaagtaagacctcacttgcctcagagaaatgaccccaaagatataggaagcccccaacaaatattaacggtgaggtaaggggaaaataaaaaacgtagaaatgaaaacagattcagcaaatgaggcccactaatactagatagcagaagacaggcagggaactgtgcggtcagtaaaaaaccctatacaaaatatccacgctgagaattcaaggaacccccacaccaactaacggtgtgaggagagaaactcagccccctagagctaccagcaagcaaggaaatcacatattagcaagctggacaaggacaagtaaataaccaagaaacatattgaacactgatgagcaaaaaataaccaaacagaaaacttagcttctcttggagagactgatagcgaaggaattcaggagagatcaaaatagcactgaatacatcgacagcaggcaaacactgaaagtccaggtgagctaaataggaaaccagctaacagataacgagacagctgatccagcctcagacctgcagaatgacacaaagagccaccagagggagcccaaagacagcactcacacagtaccacttgtgaccacaagagggagcccaaaaacagagttcacaacagtaccccccccttgaggaggggtcaccgaaccctcatcaaaacccccagggcgatcaggatgagccacatggaaggcatgaaccaaatcggccgcataaacatcagaggcgacaacccaggaattatcctcctgaccatagcccttccacttaaccaaatactgaagcctccgtctagaaatacaagaatccaagatcttctccaccacatacttcaATTCGCCCTCAactagcaccggggcagggggctcaacagaaggaaccacaggcaccacatacctccgcaacaaagacctatggaacacgttatgaatggcaaacgacgcagggaggtccaaacgaaatgacaccgggttaaggatttccaaaatcttataaggaccgatgaagcgaggcttgaatttaggagaggagaccttcataggaacataccgagaagacagccataccaaatccccaacacgaagtcggggacccacaccgtgacggcggttggcaaagcgctgagccttctcctgtgacaacttcaaattgtccaccacatggttccaaatctgctgcaacctatccaccacagaatccaccccaggacagtcagaaggctcaacctgacccaaggaaaaacgaggatgaaaaccagaattgcagaaaaaaggcgaaaccaaagtagcagaactagcccgattattaagggcaaactcggccaatggcaaaaaagtcacccaatcatcatgatcagcagaaacaaaacatcttaaataagtttccaaggtctgattagttcgctcggtttggccattcgtctgaggatggaaggctgacgaaaaagacaaatcaatgcccatcttagcacaaaagatccgccaaaatctggacacaaactgggatcctctgtcagacacaatattttcagggatgccgtgcaagcgaaccacattctgaaaaaatagaggaaccaaatcggaggaggaaggcaacttaggcaagggcaccaaatggaccattttggaaaaatgatcacacaccacccagatgacagacattctctgagagactggaagatccgaaataaaatccatggaaatgtgcgtccaaggcctcttcgggacaggcaaaggcaaaccgctggcacgagaacagcaaggcttagcccgagcacaaatcccacaggactgcacaaaggaacgcacatcccgcgacaaggaaggccaccagaagaacctagccaccaaatctctggtaccaaaaatcccaggatggcctgccaacaccgaagaatgaacctcgaaaataactctgctggtctatctatctgggacaaacagtctctctggtgggcaacggtcaggtctatccgcctgaaacttccgcagcactcgtcgcaaatctggggaaatggcagacaaaatcactccctctctgaggataccagccggctctgaaactcccggagagtcaggcacaaaactcctagaaagagcatcagccttcacgttcttcgaaccaggcaggtacgagaccacgaaatcgaaacgggagaaaaacaacgaccaacgagcctgtctaggattcagccgcttggcagactcgagataaatcagatttttgtgatcagtcaagaccaccacacgatgcttagctccctcgagccaatgtcgccactcctcaaatgcccacttcatagccaacaattcccgattaccaacatcataattccgcttggcaggcgaaaactttcttgaaaagaaagcacaaggtttcatcacagagcaatcagagcttctctgcgacaaaacagcccctgctccaatctcagaagcatcatgttacgaccccagtggacagggtctcagaggaacgtgtaagtctgcaagatacaaaaatccagctcatagggctgtggtaactgggttgaccaaatagctactcctaacgccaacactagaagtagccggggatcatgcctacggtgatcgctagatgactcgcgccagccggagaatctaactacccctaggagaagaaaacaaagacctcgcttgcctccagagaaagggaccccaaagcaagatacaagccccccacaaataataacggtgaggtaagaggaaatgacaaacacagaaatgaaccaggttcagcaaagagaggccagcttactaatagcagaatatagcaagataacttatctggtcaacaaaaaccctataaaaatccacgctggagattcaagaacccccgaaccgtctaacggtccggggggagaacaccagccccctagagcttc
This window harbors:
- the LOC143802895 gene encoding uncharacterized protein LOC143802895 isoform X3; the protein is MNKDRDNIAERILNLTLEIIFYLTGEDYTVVKISSDRCQAPVSKGWGGTLSPIPEPPPHPRIHEDINDQKILELTNKMTELLTGEVPIRCQDVTIYFSMEEWEYLEGHKDQYQEVMMEEHRPRTSPVLSGKRTTPERCPAPPPPQDHQLLDSDKDLNNINGPERNVRSDQRCKEETPNVRGDQQCKEETPNVRGDQQCKEETPTVRGDQRCKEEIPYVRGDQRYKEEIPYVRGDQRCQEETPNVRGDQRCKEETPNVRGDQRCKEETPNVRGDQWCKEETPTDNPPDYYSQNSEGQLSSDIRPDDHGTIHHTNEERGIITAVPSAFHNQELPSNPFKQLNPPSSPQQNNVLFSKIIGVQHERVHTEEKPYSCPECGKCFTWKSRLVIHSRTHTGEKPFSCSECQKCFNHRSDLVRHQKIHPGKRTFSCTVCEERFNESSLLIEHQKTHKRKTFSCPDCGKCFMIQSNLFKHQKTHTGEKPFPCSECGKCFTQKSVLVRHQIIHTGEKPFSCSLCGKCFNQKSVLNTHQRTHTEKKFPCPQCEKCFNHISYLYKHQKNHTGEKPFSCSECGKCFTQKSVLIRHLMIHTR